atatattttcaagccAGACCCCACTAATGAGGTTAGGGGTGCACATGAATcaggttggttcggtttttatcaaaaccaaaccaactatatcggtttggattggttcgattttgtctgatttttcgggtttttcggattttttgttacttaaatattatttcaatcttactttgttaaattttttataagtaagtatatgtttagtaaaaatttaaaaacttgacaaacatattatctattaaaatattcttataggagaattttcttagtaacacatgatagttaattttttagtcgtctgacaataattttcgttgatgtacactttcaaggttaacaaaatttagtaactaaacataaaaatcaagatgatacctaaataataataaccacttcaaattcgaaaagatataagaatttaatagatcttaacatatgaatatggaagaacaaagagattgacgcatttcagtaacacttgataaaaaagtgatcatacaacccattatttaaggttaataaatatggagcacttcatattctatttaatattatattccgtaagagaatcccaaatatttctagatattttttaaagaaaattctatataaaatcttaaaagtatatataaaaattatatatttatatatcggtttggttcggtttttttactcaataccaaaccaaatcaaaccaaacctagtcgggttttttaatcggtttgatttgacttttcggtttggtgtaATTTTTTGATTTGGTTTATACACCGCtgagtgagattatactggattgttgtatatatactttcaagCTTAACCAAACCTATGAAAAGAATAAAATGATTCCTAATAATTTTCAATATAAAATGCAAAACTGATTACGAAACCTAAAACAATGATATTGTAATGGATCCatatttctattatatagaaATGAAAAGATGGTCGACCACGAGCATATATGTCATTTCATAAAAACTCATGTATTCTTTGCATTTTTTAAAGGCAGAATACATAAGTTACCCCCTGAGGCCTAAACTATGGACCAAATCTCTGTTACATACTTTTTGCGAATAAAAATTACcttacacactcaacctttcTATAATGTAACTAAGACACACCTTTTTTTTCATGACAAATTTACTAAATTATGTTTAATGTCACGTACCAACTAGGTCGTGACACGTGTCATTaacttaaaataataataaaaaatataaaattatacatATACCTTCGTCTTCTTCAACCACATCTCTTTCACCTCCATCTTCCCCTCCGACCACCACAAAAATCATAACCACAATTCAAACCAAAATTTGTCAGATCTAACATTTCAGAAGTAACACTATGCGGCGATGGTCATAAGAGATAATGCACAGATAATGAGACCTTTAATATACAGTACAAAGTCTAAAACAAATTCGAATTCATTGAGCAAGATAATTCGAAGACAAAGAACTAAAATTCGAATTTATTGACCAAGATAATTCAAAGACAAAGAAATAAAATCTCAGTCAAGAGAAAGCAAAGCAAAAGTGAGTCATATATCTTGACGTCTCTGCTATGAGATTAACACCAAAAAGTTCTAAATTTTCAATCTCCTTTTACCTGAATATGGTGGAACCCAAATTGACGGAACATCGGTCCTTAGAAGCCTCGACTCGTTTTATACTCTTTAATAGCATCTCCGGCAACATATTCGACCACGACGATGTCGCATCACCGGAATCCAAATTGACGGCACCGTCATTTTCAGCTGTTAATTTGTTCGAATCTCTAAGAACATCGAATTTGCTACTAATTTTCTGAAAGTTTCTGAAAGTTAGGAGCCCAAGTGATATGATATTTGGATTGTAAAATCATGGAGAAGAGAAAAGAGGATGGCAGGTCCAACGAAGAAGACAACATGGATgacaaaaaaagaagataaaatataatttttgacaTATGCCACTTAGATATACACTTTTAAAAGTGTTTTATAGTGTTAACGCGTTCTTTTTGCATGTAAATCACGCGTGTGCCACGTAATAAAAAGGTATGTCCTAGTTACACTATAGAAAAGTTGAGTGTGTAAGGTAATTTTTGTCCGCAAAAAGTGTATAACATGAATTTGGTCCATAATTCAGGGTAACTTATATATTTTgcctttttaaaaataaaacccCTCATTGCATTTCTTAACAGGTAATGTTTGATACACGTGGACCCCACATTCCCCTAGCTAGTAGCCACAACTCTCTTTTTTTCATGAAGTACTGTGAACCTTTTTTCTTAAATGCACTGTATGTCACTGTCAATTAGACAATTTTTGCAGGAAGTACTTGATAAGTAGGATTTTAACCTGTTATTtgttctcttttacttgtgtttagggccaaaaatgcgtgaaggtattcctgAAAACTAATGTAACATGATTGCTTGCAgagattgttcaaaatgagccaaatgagtcataatcaactcataaaggagtcaaaacttgaacaaaaactaAGACTGGGCCAAAAGATGTGAAACGCGGACCACACAAATATTGTGCTGCCACGAAAGCTATAATGCGGTCGCGAGCACTATTTCGAGGTCCGCGAAAGAAAGATTCAGATAGATGAATTTTTGGGTTAAAACATGAACGCGAACCGCGTCAAAaaggtgcggccgcgaaagtcccTGCGCGGCCGCGATtggaattatgcggaccgcgGTTGCTGAAGTTCAGAGAGCTTATATTTTAAGCAAAAataagaagtgcggtccgcgtcAAGATTATGCGACCGCGGAAGTCTCCTACGCGACCGTGATGGAAATTACGCGATCCGCGAAACCCAGATCCAGAAGTGAAAAACGTGGACCGCGATCAAAATTACGTGGCCGCTAAAGCAGGAGTGCGGTCGCGGTCAAAATATGCGGCCGCGTAAActccgcaggggtatttttgttcggaaatttcagcttagtataaatagaactttttgctATATTTAGGTTATGTTGTGTATTTGTTGAGCACGTAAGACGTCTGGAACttcccttttgggcaattttgtattagattcaccttttaacattagattttcatcttttaatctagtattatgaattttatcttcttttcatctttgatttctgctatttctatgagtagctagacccatagttagggttgtgacccaaccctagggtGGGTATTTGATGGAtactgaattttagggcttgaatatttatgagttagtgatatttagcctagttcttgctagaattgtagaattagtggttgcaagcACTGGTTCATGCCTTTAtaacttagtctcttcttgagaaagaggtaCTAAGTCTAgtaaaattaggctaacaaggaattggggtgaactcaagaaattaatagccccaattaaagggttaaacctagagatagtaatacccgacttgagctaatatcacgtgacttgcatgaatacccatttggacttgagaaagccaaatttggcaaaatcactcaaactatcgagaggtatagagtgagtacttgggtgagataactatatcacgaccccaaattaatcaagcttgccctagattatTACTACCCGTTAGATGTCCACCCAGGCGAAAGTCACTACCccagtccttttaaacacttgaaaaccaacataaaaaatattgtacttagctttaatcattgcatataatagaatagaattagaagtagaatcaaaactaAAATGCATGGAAGcgtaattaggaacaaaacacgcatctaaacttagatataaacctaattccaaatcaattaactccctatggattcgatcccgaccttattgggtaaaactgcatcgaccatcctcgctactcaatagtagtgcaggCTTGGATTCGATCAGTACTGTGAACCttttttttatgtaaaattattAATTTTGTTTTAGTCAAATAGAAGTTTCCATAGAGAgcgtaaaattaatttttaaataatagggcaacaaaaatttacaaaatttttATATTTACCCATACTATTTTAAAGCAgtttaaaaatagaattaaatggTTTAATATATCCACACTATTTGAAAGCGATTTCAAACTAAAATTTTTTATATTCAAAAGTCATTTTAAAAAGTATAGTTTGTTAAACCTCAAAAGTTAATTTAAGTAATGAAATTTGTTCCTACTGTACTGGGAGTCTATCTCTTATATACTGAATTGATGTAAAAATATAATCTAGGGGTTACACATTACCTTCCCCAaacctcacttgtgggattacattacactggaatttttgttgttgttgttgttgttgttgttgttgttgttgttgttgttgttgttgttgttgttgtccatTCTTCCATGATAAGTTTTCAATTGTCAATAAATTGTCTTAGATATTTCTtgttataatttttatattatttcattaTGAAAATTAAAATGCGATAattctattaaaaaaaaaatagaaacattTCTCCCACCTCCTTAAATTGAGGAAAAATTAAAATCCGTATAATTTATGTAGACTTCtatcaaatatttattattttatcacCAGTTAACATCATTTTAAATGagttataataaaatataatttaaactgcTATATTGAATTCCTACAATTTATATCAtgtaaaaaatataataataaaaaggcAATGTATATCATGTTAATATTTGTTTTAGTGCTATTGTTCTCTTTGTTTGAAGTAGTAAATTGCTTCATTAGGAATGCAAATCCCCTTGGAAGTTCTCTTTGCTTATTGAACTAAAAAAAACCTTAATTTTGATGTATACAAGATATGAAGTAAAATCATAGTTTTTTTCCGTCTTTTATCGTATTATAAAGAATGAGATTTCTTTCATCAAGTAGCTAATCGGTCCCACTGTCGAAACACTTGCAAGACCAATTTGGATGTATTTCAGATTAGTTTATATAAGATAGATTGGTATTCTTTTGATTCTAGAAAATTATATTAATATAGACGACACTTGCTACTTTTTAATGTATTctcttttaaaaaatatatatatattcaaatacAATGGGGAAATAATATCATTGATATCAATTTTTCAATTTGATGTTTGTGTTTGACACTAATCAGAGGTTAAAATGAGTATTATAGCACGTAATCTTTTTATGTTAATTGAAACAACTTAAACAAGTTATAATTTGTAGCTTAATTTTatgtaaattattaaaataaattaattgtaaATTGTGACCCCAATATCATTTTCAATCCATAATATGATAATGAtaatttatttatcaaaaatttaactgAGCACCAACAAATAACATTTTTAAAATAAGAATATTACATAAATGTCTCAAATAAGTTCCAACTTACCAACCTCTAACCATTAATCATAGACTTATCAACACTAGCCaaaacacatataaaaattgaaaatctAAATAAttaaggttctttctctccaagaatcacacacaaagatctctttccatatttttaagcgtgatcagtaacattagatgcaagacgaaAAGAAATAAGGTTCTTTCTAAGTAAAAGGGGacctttttcaatgggtatggttgaaattcattaaaaacatatagatgagtcaaaTATACGatttttgaggaagattggaggtgatttggtatcaaaaATCGTAGTTAGAATTCAAAAAATTCTtttgcgacacatgtatcaaatatgtatcacacatacaaatatatatggatatacatgtgatacaccttttatacaaatatgatacatatatgatacacaaatgatacacagtATGATACACATCTCATTTTTATCAGGTTTCATCTTCTATTTAAGATTTTCAATTCAAACCTCAGTCAAATCATCCCATAACTGAGATTCAAACCCCTTAAGATGTGCTCAATCTAATCTAATAATACTCACTCAAAAGAAAAcggaaatttaatattttttggctACAAATAACTAATTGGTAACATTTctctaatattaataatatttaataaattggtcaatttttataataagctacttataaaaGCACATAGCTGGTAATTTTCCAAAGAAATTGCAATATTGAGCCCGTATACGGGCCTTTCCTCATCTAGTTTACCAAATGAAAAGATAATCTGATATTCAACCAAACTGAGGAATTACAACTGATTTATGgaaccaaaaaaaaagaaaaaaaaagaaaagggagGTTCCAGATTGCTATTACAAAATAGCTAATGAAAAGAAAAGACCAAGTTCTAGCTTAGCCTAACAACTACATACACATGCTATTTGTATCTCCTCTATTTCCTTCAGTATTCTAAGAGGTCGTTTGGTTGGAAAGATGTTATCCCAGGATTAATTATCCTGGGATTAGTTATTCCATCTTTTGATGGGGATAAAAAATACTACAATCCCGGGATTAATTATACACAATTTTCTCTCAATCAAACATGTGATAAACTCTTCTTAAATTTAGTCGCGAGATTAATTATTCCTTGTCCCTCATACCAAACGAGCCCTAATATTTTAATGGATTTTCTCAATCCGAATCCCACATCACATATTGGTATTTTCTCATTTTAACAACTAATCCAAATACCAGCCCAATAAAATAATCGGTAAAGAGCCTGTTCATAACAGATATGCCCTGTTTAGTTTTAAAAATTGCcaataaaataatactaaaattttgaaaagatatATGAGCTTATTAAATCTTGTGCTAGTAAGAGAAAGAATAAGGAGATCGCAATATTTAAACAAACACTTGTTAAGTAAGTGAAAATACACGTTAGAATTcagtttttaaattaaaaaaaatggatcATCTATAATAGCcatattaaatatttaaattttaagcAAGATCACATATATGTCTAGTTCAAGAAAAAGTTAAACAATTTTTAATATAACTTAAGTGTATTTATATGTTGATTTGGTTGGATTGTTTATTGATATTTGATTTTTTGGTTCTTTTTGGTTTTTAGTTTTTCTTAAAAACTCATACACAGAAGAGCATAATTGTTCAATCTTGAATAAATAGATAAAATTAGTTAATCAATTGGTCAAACATTTGACTAATGTCTTATTAACTGATTGATTTGTGTTCTTGTTTGTTGAATATAAATATATGACTAATTATCATGACAATAAGCAGTTaactattaattaattaataataatataatactaAAATTGTTAAGCAATTTTTagtttcaatttaaaataattgTTTGGGCTTACGCTCCAAAAGAGAGTCGCGCCTTATGCTAAAGGGATTATGCCCGGAATATTGGGACTTACACCTTGTAATACTTACGCCTCCTTTCCTACTTCAGAGAGTTTTAGCTCACTGCATTTGAGTCTCGTTCAAAAAACGCATTTAAAAACACTTATAGTATAGCTTTAAAAATATCATGTAAAGTCAATCATGGGATAAAAATACATAATCCACAACTTAGGTAATAGAATAACAATATCATGTATTCCAATCTAAGTTTGGAAGTTAATTGAATTACACTTTTATATTAACTAAATAATGAATAATTATTTTGCCAAATTTACGTTAAGCAAGTTATTAAACGTCACAGGAAACAAAAAGaagcaaaaaaggaaaaaaatttgaCATAATCACCATGACCGCACacagaaaaggaaaagaattaaaAGACTTGAATTTATATCCTATTTAGTGCTATGTAGTATTTAATTTAAATCagaaaaatagtaaatatgacAAAACTTAGAATCAGATTCTCCTTTCAAACCGTTAAATTCTTTTGACACATGCCAAGACCAATCAAAACTTTACACGTCATTTACCAAGCTGACATGGCCATCCTCCCCTGTGAATTTTTAACATTATAAAAGACAGCTTTTTTCTCAGTTTGTCACATCCTCCTTTTGTTATTAGAtatacacataaaaatacatatattagAGAGAGTGAAAAATGGCTTGGAGAAGCATTTTGGTAGTTGTATCAGTTGTTTTTGCAGTTTGTGTAGCAGTAGAAGAAGAAGAGCCTGTGTTAACATTAGACCATACAAACTTCACTGACGTTGTATCCAACCACAACTTTATTGTCGTTGAATTCTATGCCCCCTGGTAATTTCTCCCCCCGCTCGTTGGCTTTTATGATTTGTATGTAGAGACGTATTTAGGGCGAGtcgaaaaaatatattaaaatgcaTAACTTTAAATTCTGAATTTGACTCTAGTTTTATAAGTAGAAAATGATCTGTGTTTAAGTTTGTTTTTGAATATGTTTCTGTTGATTACTGTATATAATATGTCGTTTTAGTTTTTACATTATGTGTTATAATTTAACGAATTTTTTCTGTTCTATGAAAGTCACGATTTTAGtctttttataataataataattattttttagttaattcttaaTTTATGGAGTAttttaatttgtgtttcaaaCCGAATAAAGGGACTTGTTTTTAGCCATCTTGATGTGTGAAATGACATGATATAAGTCCGTGTGACATAGATGGTGAATCTTTAATAGACTCCAACCATAGATGATGGGAGacttcaaaccaaacatacatATTATATAACCACCTTATTTAAACGTTCACATGTTCGAGATGTGAcacctttatttatttatttatttatttaggtcTATAACAGCTTAAATACTGTGGATTAACTCTAATGTTCTTTAGGACTCTGTAGATGGCTTATTTAGGATATCTACTCGTGGATATTCTTCTATGTTAAATATTTGAACTTATTCGAAATTGATTCTTAATCTCTTCAAGAACTGTATTCATTTTATTTCTATATTAGTTCCTTTTTCAATTTTCTGGAAATCTGATAGTCCCTTTTTAATATAACAGGTGTGGACACTGCCAAAAACTTGCCCCTGAGGTACTAGCTTTCTTCTCTGAAAAGAGGGACATCATTCTATTAGAATATATTTATTTGACATTTTCCACATTCTTGATAGGcgagtaaggtctgtgtacatacTACCCAACCCAAACCCCACTTGTCGGATTCCagtgattgttgttgttgtttccacATTCTTGTAAGCCATTTGATTCTCTTAATAAaacattttcttctctttttgttttcCAGTATGAAAAAGCTGCTTCAGTTTTGAGTAGTCATGACCCTCCAATTGTTCTAGCTAAAATTGATGCGAGTGATGAGGCAAATAGAGGACTCGCAACGCAATATCAGCTCAAGGGCTTCCCAACTATTAAGATTTTTAGGGATGGAGGAAAGAATATTCAAGAATATAATGGTCCTCGCGAAGCAGATGGTATAGTAACTTATATAAAGAAACAATCAGGTCCTGCATCTCCTGAAATCAAGTCGAAAGAAGATGCTGCAAATGTCATCGATGAGAAAAAGATCATTGTTGTAAGTGCTGTTTCTTTTTATCACTTACTCATTTCTCATTGTTTAGCTTCTTTCTCAGCATTCCATTTGTTCCTAAAATGCATGGATTTTCTTTTAGGTTGGTATATTTCAAGAACTCTCAGGGGAGAAATTTGAAAACTATACAACATTAGCTGAAAAACTACGAGCTGACTATGACTTTGCTCACACCCTTGATGCTAAACTCCTCCCTCGGGGCGAGCCAGTTGATAAGCCCACTCTTCGTCTCCTTAAGCCATTCGATGAATTCTTCGTTGATTTTGAGGTTGTATTTGTTGTTCCTTTAACGATTATGTGGTTTGATATTGACCTGTTTCTTCTGGTTAGACTGGCACTTAACCTGTACTTATGCAGGATTTTGAAGTCGAAGCAATGGAGAAGTTAATTGCAGAATCTAGTATTCCTATTGTCACTTATTTTGACAAAGATCCAGAAAACTCAATTTATGTTAGCAAGTTCTTTAATGGTATCGGCGCAAAGGTACTTTAGTCTTTGCTGCTTTAATATTGTGAAATCTACACTTTCTGATACAAGAAGCTATATCCATTCTATTTCAATGACTAACTACTTAAAATTTGTTATATGCAGGCAATGCTTTTCGTGAACTTTAGCACTGAGCTCGACACATTTCAATCCAAGTATAAGGATGTTGCTGTGCTCTACAAGGAGAATGGTCTGAAGGGATTGAGCTTTCTCTTGGGAGATGTTGAGGCTGGTGAAGGTGCATTCAATGTTAGTAACATGCTTTAAGCCTATCTGATAATTAGTATATTGGCTTTCCAAATGACCATATAAACACATGTTAATTATTCGTTTGCAGTACTTTGGGCTGAAGTCAGAACAGGCACCTCTGATCATAATAATGGAGAATGATGGACAAAAGTATCTCAAAGCACATGTAGAACCCGATGCCCTTGCTTCTTGGTTGAAGGATTACAAGGTGATGAATCTGCATTTTTCACTTGGGATAATTACTTTATTGAGCCACCCTCCAAAATAATAGCCACcaaatgtatatattttgtatattaagtataaatatacatataatatacacatgATATACAAAATCATTAATCAGTGTATATGTTGGCTAGCGCCTGTAATGGGCGACGGGACAAAAATGAAAAAAGCCCTTTTGTGTTTATCAATAGAGCAGTATGTCTTTTCATTTGGAGTTCTCTACTGTCAATTGATGGCTTGCTAATTTCCTGTTTTTACTCAatatttctttcctttttgcGTTGTTGCAGGACGGAAAATTGAAGCCATACGTAAAATCACAACCTATCCCTGAGGTTAACGACGAGCCTGTGAAGGTGGTTGTTAGAGATACTCTCGAAAAAATGGTTCTCAACTCCGGGAAGAATGGTGTGTTAGTGTTTCTTGATTATGTATTTCTACTGCAGCTGCTTACGGGCGGAGGCACAAGCCGAAatacgggttcggccgaacccaataGTTTTTGCTCAAACAGTGTATTTAGTGTTTagaattcattaaatatgtacaaatattaaatttagaacccaGTCACTAACACTTGGAATCATCGTTCTAAAATCCAGAACCCGTATGGTtgaaattctggctccgcctctGACCTGCTTTTCTAAGAACTAATAATGTTTTGCTTTTGTTTTGACTATTCTTTCTTCCTTTGTTACAGTACTACTAGAGTTCTATGCACCTTGGTGTGGCCACTGCAAGGCGCTCGCTCCAATCTTGGATGAAGTAGCTGTCTCGTTCGAAAACGATCCAAATGTTATGATAGCAAAATTAGTAAGAATCTTTTACTTATTCCTTCATTCTTTCTATGATCATTAAATAGTCTAAACTATGATCATTATGTTAATTGTGTTGTTCTTCTTAATCAGGATGCAACTGCAAATGATATACGTACAAATGAATTTGACGTTAAAGGATTCCCAACATTGTACTTCAAATCTGCTTCTGGTAAATTGTCTCAGTATAATGGCGAAAGAACAAAAGAGGCCATCATTGAATTTATTCAGCAGAATCGCGACGATAAAACTGCTCAGTCAGAAGCTGATTCCACCACATCAGAATCAGTAAAAACAGATTCAGCAAAAGATGAGCTATAAAGAGGtaataaattcttgtttttttttttccaaccGATGATTATAAATATTACTACAGTTTATTGATCAAGGGAAGTTCTAATATGTTTCTATTTTCTTATGTTCAGGTTTTTGGCATTCTTCTGTCTCAATAGAGAGTACTCAAGTTTTGTTGTGGATTTGCtgcttttttttctcttttatttgaGTTTAGGTGTTTTTTTTTATTACAGTAAAATGGTTGTATCATGTGCACCATTTTATTATGTATGAGGTGCAACTGAatctaaattattattattattattatcaattcaCAAATTCCCAACTTAGCATTAATAGTCTTCACTTCTCTTTGCTCAATGCTCCAGTGAAATTCAGTTCTCTGGTGAATAATTACTTATTTCAACTAAAAACATAGATTTTAAATTGGTATTGTTGGTCATGAAATTATGACACTATTAAATATCGCACTTTAGTAAAACCATATTTTAAAAAGTACTCAATTACATCTTAATAAAAGAAAAAGACATTTAATTTCAAAATAAAGTCTATACAGTTTTCCATATCTTCTTATCTAAGtgggtgtttggacataagaattgtaaaattccaaaaaagtgatttttttagttgaaaatggtatttgaaaattagagttgtgtttagaCATGAATACACTTTagagttgtttttgaattttgtgagtgatttgaagtgaaaattttaaaaataacttggagttttttaaattttcgaaaaaattcgaaattcaactttaagtgaaatttgaaatttttatgAGAAATTTTGACATGCTAACTTTGAACTTAATTCTAGATCTACCTTTACTTCAGATTTGTTACGCATTTCTTTTTTTGGCTGAAGTCATTTGGTTGTTATTTAAGATTATCTCACTGACAattcctttttttctcttttatctTTTTGCTTGATGTCAATGAGCTGGTTTTATATGCATCACCTCATTTATGCATGCAACTGACTCGCAATTTGCAATTAGAGTAGCAATTTTTAACAATCCTTTCTCTAACATTTTTACTTCTTATCCGATACCCGACATTAACTCAAATTCACACCAAGTAAGGTCTATTGAAActgatttttttaaataaatatttacgTGTTTAGATAGACGTACTTAAATTGATAATAAACAGTTGATGTGTTTGGTAAAAAAAAGctgataaataatttttttattaaaatgactaaaatatccttaaaaactttataaaagattataaatttaaaaaaaatttttGTAAAGAAAAAAATGAACAACGAATATGGAATAAAAAGTatgttagaaaatttattttgagaaaaatattttatgaattaaaaaatattattaaggataaactaatAAAAatcttaattaaaataaaaatgctTATAAGATAAAAATCCATAAGTTGAGGGGACCAACTTATGACactgattttagcttataaacacttgacttataagcactttgaGTATTTATCAAATGTGTAGATAagccaaaaaatatttataagtcaatttgaccagcttataagcttagccaaacaccctcgtAATCTTTTACTTTCTTAAACTCTCAGTTCAATTTAATATGCTGTCATATAAATACCCAATAAAACATAATATCATATATAACGAAACAAATAGAGTACATGGTTTGACGGAGACTTCCTACCCTACTTTAtgcaaaaacaacaataacataaaTGAAATTAAAAGGACCTAAAGACTAAAGTTCTTCATTCTACATCAAAATCTTAGCTTATCATGTTTCTGCAACACTAATAGAACTGAAGAAAATCCACATAAACAGAAATGAATAAAAAGGATATGGCGGGTGCAGCGGTAAGTTCAGAACCCGTAAACCTTAAATTCTGACTCTGTCTCTGTTATTGAGGACGCCATGACCATGGTTGCGGGAATTAACAGCAACAGTATCTTTCTTCAT
This sequence is a window from Nicotiana tomentosiformis chromosome 5, ASM39032v3, whole genome shotgun sequence. Protein-coding genes within it:
- the LOC104090939 gene encoding protein disulfide-isomerase-like — its product is MAWRSILVVVSVVFAVCVAVEEEEPVLTLDHTNFTDVVSNHNFIVVEFYAPWCGHCQKLAPEYEKAASVLSSHDPPIVLAKIDASDEANRGLATQYQLKGFPTIKIFRDGGKNIQEYNGPREADGIVTYIKKQSGPASPEIKSKEDAANVIDEKKIIVVGIFQELSGEKFENYTTLAEKLRADYDFAHTLDAKLLPRGEPVDKPTLRLLKPFDEFFVDFEDFEVEAMEKLIAESSIPIVTYFDKDPENSIYVSKFFNGIGAKAMLFVNFSTELDTFQSKYKDVAVLYKENGLKGLSFLLGDVEAGEGAFNYFGLKSEQAPLIIIMENDGQKYLKAHVEPDALASWLKDYKDGKLKPYVKSQPIPEVNDEPVKVVVRDTLEKMVLNSGKNVLLEFYAPWCGHCKALAPILDEVAVSFENDPNVMIAKLDATANDIRTNEFDVKGFPTLYFKSASGKLSQYNGERTKEAIIEFIQQNRDDKTAQSEADSTTSESVKTDSAKDEL